In Perca flavescens isolate YP-PL-M2 chromosome 7, PFLA_1.0, whole genome shotgun sequence, the following proteins share a genomic window:
- the LOC114559069 gene encoding proteasomal ubiquitin receptor ADRM1 isoform X2: protein MHLQVVCNTPLIKRRRRTGSQLLASKPASDAKKKKLLINSALPNFSVQACLRKDLKMSSGALFPSLVSGSRGSSSKYLVEFRAGKMTLKGNVVTPDKRKGTVYVQQSDDSLIHFCWKDRTSGNVDDDLIIFPDDCEFKKVSQCTTGRVFVLKFKAGSKRLFFWMQEPKADKDDEYCRKVNEYLNNPPIPGAAGSGGGSGHELSALGGEGGLQNLLGNMSHNQLMQLIGPTGLGGLGLGALAGPGLANLLGSGGAATSSSSSSSRSQSAAATPSSGGAPRLSSSQAPTTPVTPAASAVSPSTVAPSTPASAQTPLAPASVGSPASHQPIQLSDLQSILATMNVPTAAAAQGAAVDLASVCTPEMMAPILTNAEVQQRLLPFLPSGESLPQSAEEIQNTINSPQFQQSMSMFSSALASGQLGPLMNQFGLPAEAVEAANRGDVEAFAKAMQASKGDSKEKKGDDEDMSLD from the exons ATGCACCTACAAGTTGTTTGCAATACGCCATTAatcaagagaagaagaagaacaggaAGTCAGCTACTAGCAAGCAAGCCAGCCAGCGACGCAAAGAAGAAAAAGTTGTTGATAAACTCTGCTCTGCCCAACTTCAG CGTTCAGGCCTGTTTACGGAAAGATCTAAAGATGTCGTCAGGGGCTCTTTTTCCGAGCTTGGTGAGCGGCTCGAGGGGAAGCTCCAGCAAGTACCTGGTGGAGTTCCGAGCCGGGAAGATGACCTTGAAGGGCAACGTAGTGACGCCGGACAAACGCAAGGGCACGGTGTACGTCCAGCAGTCCGACGACTCCCTGATCCACTTCTGCTGGAAGGACAGGACGTCTGGGAATGTTGATGAT GACCTGATCATCTTCCCCGATGACTGCGAATTTAAGAAGGTGAGCCAGTGCACCACTGGACGCGTCTTCGTGCTGAAGTTCAAGGCCGGATCCAAGAGACTGTTCTTCTGGATGCAG GAGCCAAAGGCTGACAAGGATGACGAGTATTGTCGTAAGGTGAATGAGTACCTGAACAACCCTCCCATTCCTGGAGCAGCAGGAAGCGGAGGAGGCAGCGGCCACGAACTCTCTGCACTCGGAGGAGAGGGAGGCCTGCAAAACCTGCTGGGAAATATGAGCCACAACCAGCTGATGCAGCTGATCGGACCAACAGGGCTGGGAGGACTGG GCCTGGGAGCTCTAGCAGGACCAGGACTGGCCAACTTGCTGGGCAGCGGAGGAGCAGCCACCAGTAGCTCCTCATCCAG CTCTCGTAGCCAGTCAGCAGCCGCCACTCCTTCCTCAGGCGGAGCCCCCAGACTGAGCTCCTCTCAGGCCCCCACCACCCCGGTGACTCCTGCGGCCTCCGCTGTCTCCCCGAGTACTGTTGCTCCCTCCACACCAG CCTCAGCTCAGACCCCACTGGCCCCGGCCTCTGTTGGAAGCCCCGCCTCCCACCAGCCCATCCAGCTCAGTGACCTTCAGAGCATTCTCGCCACCATGAACGTCCCGACGGCGGCGGCTGCCCAGGGAGCAGCAG TGGACCTAGCGAGCGTTTGCACCCCGGAGATGATGGCCCCCATCCTGACTAATGCTGAGGTCCAGCAGAGGCTCCTGCCCTTCCTCCCCAGCGGAGAAAGTTTACCGCAGAGCGCTGAGGAGATCCAGAACACAATCAACTCACCTCAGTTCCAACAG TCCATGAGTATGTTCAGCAGTGCCTTGGCTTCAGGGCAGCTCGGCCCTCTCATGAATCAGTTTGGACTGCCGGCAGAAGCTGTGGAAGCCGCCAACCGAGGAG ATGTGGAGGCGTTTGCCAAAGCCATGCAGGCCAGCAAAGGAGACTCCAAAGAGAAGAAAGGGGACGACGAGGACATGAGTCTGGATTAG
- the LOC114559069 gene encoding proteasomal ubiquitin receptor ADRM1 isoform X1, with translation MHLQVVCNTPLIKRRRRTGSQLLASKPASDAKKKKLLINSALPNFSVQACLRKDLKMSSGALFPSLVSGSRGSSSKYLVEFRAGKMTLKGNVVTPDKRKGTVYVQQSDDSLIHFCWKDRTSGNVDDDLIIFPDDCEFKKVSQCTTGRVFVLKFKAGSKRLFFWMQEPKADKDDEYCRKVNEYLNNPPIPGAAGSGGGSGHELSALGGEGGLQNLLGNMSHNQLMQLIGPTGLGGLGGLGALAGPGLANLLGSGGAATSSSSSSSRSQSAAATPSSGGAPRLSSSQAPTTPVTPAASAVSPSTVAPSTPASAQTPLAPASVGSPASHQPIQLSDLQSILATMNVPTAAAAQGAAVDLASVCTPEMMAPILTNAEVQQRLLPFLPSGESLPQSAEEIQNTINSPQFQQSMSMFSSALASGQLGPLMNQFGLPAEAVEAANRGDVEAFAKAMQASKGDSKEKKGDDEDMSLD, from the exons ATGCACCTACAAGTTGTTTGCAATACGCCATTAatcaagagaagaagaagaacaggaAGTCAGCTACTAGCAAGCAAGCCAGCCAGCGACGCAAAGAAGAAAAAGTTGTTGATAAACTCTGCTCTGCCCAACTTCAG CGTTCAGGCCTGTTTACGGAAAGATCTAAAGATGTCGTCAGGGGCTCTTTTTCCGAGCTTGGTGAGCGGCTCGAGGGGAAGCTCCAGCAAGTACCTGGTGGAGTTCCGAGCCGGGAAGATGACCTTGAAGGGCAACGTAGTGACGCCGGACAAACGCAAGGGCACGGTGTACGTCCAGCAGTCCGACGACTCCCTGATCCACTTCTGCTGGAAGGACAGGACGTCTGGGAATGTTGATGAT GACCTGATCATCTTCCCCGATGACTGCGAATTTAAGAAGGTGAGCCAGTGCACCACTGGACGCGTCTTCGTGCTGAAGTTCAAGGCCGGATCCAAGAGACTGTTCTTCTGGATGCAG GAGCCAAAGGCTGACAAGGATGACGAGTATTGTCGTAAGGTGAATGAGTACCTGAACAACCCTCCCATTCCTGGAGCAGCAGGAAGCGGAGGAGGCAGCGGCCACGAACTCTCTGCACTCGGAGGAGAGGGAGGCCTGCAAAACCTGCTGGGAAATATGAGCCACAACCAGCTGATGCAGCTGATCGGACCAACAGGGCTGGGAGGACTGG GAGGCCTGGGAGCTCTAGCAGGACCAGGACTGGCCAACTTGCTGGGCAGCGGAGGAGCAGCCACCAGTAGCTCCTCATCCAG CTCTCGTAGCCAGTCAGCAGCCGCCACTCCTTCCTCAGGCGGAGCCCCCAGACTGAGCTCCTCTCAGGCCCCCACCACCCCGGTGACTCCTGCGGCCTCCGCTGTCTCCCCGAGTACTGTTGCTCCCTCCACACCAG CCTCAGCTCAGACCCCACTGGCCCCGGCCTCTGTTGGAAGCCCCGCCTCCCACCAGCCCATCCAGCTCAGTGACCTTCAGAGCATTCTCGCCACCATGAACGTCCCGACGGCGGCGGCTGCCCAGGGAGCAGCAG TGGACCTAGCGAGCGTTTGCACCCCGGAGATGATGGCCCCCATCCTGACTAATGCTGAGGTCCAGCAGAGGCTCCTGCCCTTCCTCCCCAGCGGAGAAAGTTTACCGCAGAGCGCTGAGGAGATCCAGAACACAATCAACTCACCTCAGTTCCAACAG TCCATGAGTATGTTCAGCAGTGCCTTGGCTTCAGGGCAGCTCGGCCCTCTCATGAATCAGTTTGGACTGCCGGCAGAAGCTGTGGAAGCCGCCAACCGAGGAG ATGTGGAGGCGTTTGCCAAAGCCATGCAGGCCAGCAAAGGAGACTCCAAAGAGAAGAAAGGGGACGACGAGGACATGAGTCTGGATTAG